The genome window CCACCGCTCCCTGGATCCCGCCGCCGCGCGGTAGCCGGCCAGCGTCAGCCGGCCCGCCTTGCGTCGCTGCCAGGTGGCGAGCAGAGCGTGCGAGAGCAGGGGCAGCACGCCCGCGTCGTGCGCCCCGCGCGGGCCGTCGACGCTGACCTCCCGGACGATCAGCTCCGCCAGTCCCGGTTCGAGTTCGAGCCCCACGGCCCTGGCCGGACGCGACACCGCTTCGCGCAGCTCCGCGGTGGTCAGCGGCCCCAGCACCATGTGCCGGTGCTGGAGCGCGTCGGCCAGTTCGGGATGTCCGAGGCACTGCTCGTAGAAGTCGGCGCGTATGCCGAGGACCACAAGTACGGGGGCGATGTCACCGGCGGCGGCGGGCGAGCACGCGGCGTGCAGGAGCCGGACGAACGTGCGCCGGTCGGCCTCGTCCGAGCAGAGGGTGAACGCCTCCTCGAACTGGTCCACGATGACGACCGGGCGAGTGGCGCGGGACGTCTCGCGCCGCGCCCAGGCCGCGACGGCCTCCCGCACCGCGTGCTCGAAGCGCCCGGTGCCGGGCTCGTCGGCCTCCGCTTCCTTTTCGGCGGACAGGACGGGGGCGAGTTCGGGGATCCGACGGGTCAGCTCCGCGAGGGGGGCGCCGCCCGGTACGAGTTGCAGCACGTCCCTGCCGCCGCGCAGGGCGGGCACCAGGCCGGCGTTCAGCAGGGAGGACTTCCCCGCTCCCGAGGCGCCCACGAGCATGACCAGGCCGCCGGTCCGCTCGGCCGCCTCGAGCTGGCCGACGAGGGCGGCCGTCCACCGCTCCCGGCCGAAGAACCACCGGGCGTCCTCCCGGCGGTAGGGAGCCAGCCCCCGGTACGGGCACACGCCACCGGGGACGGCCGGGGCGTCGGCGGAGGAACGCTCCTCGTCGTCCGTCTCCTCCTCGGTCGCCGGGGGGCGGTCGCCGACCGGGTCGGCCACCGCGCGCTCCCACAGGCGCTGCCACTGGGCGAGGTCGTACAGGCCGGTGGACACCGGTGCGGGCCGTGAGCGCCGTGCTTCGGGGATCAGGACGTGCAGCACCGCCGCGAGGGCGGCGAACTGGGCGGGCACGTTCCTGGCCCGCCGCCAGTCGCTGATCCGCTGTGCGGACACCCGCACGGGGCGCCCTCGTTCGTCGACCCGCTGAAGCCGGACGACCGCCTCCGCCACGCGTTTGAGCGGAGGGTTGCCGGCCTCCTTGTACAGCAGGGCGAGACGTTCCGCGAAGGCCGTGCGTGCTCCCGAGTCGGAACTCAAGGTCCCCACCCCTTACTTCCACCGCACCTGACGTCCGGACCGGAAAACTCACCTTATACGGCTGACCTGCGGTTAAGTCGCCCGGGCCGTACCGGAATCTCCTCGCTGACGGCATCAACTGGCAGGATCCACGGCGCGGGAGCTAACCGACCGCGCGGTGCCCGGACAGGCCACCGGATCGGCGCTCGGCGAGACGACGTGCACTGCCGCACGTCCGCGACGCAGGCACGTCCGCGACGCGCCCCGCCTTTCCTCGACCGTGCCGGTACGGCTCGGCTCGACGCCACCACCCGGTTCGGCACCGGTCTCCACGAGGGGAGGGACCGGTGCCGGACGGTGGGGCGCGGAGAAACGCCCCCCCGATACCACCCGAGTGTCCCGGGTCGCCGTCCCCGCCACCGTACGCCACAGCACGACACCGCACACCCCTGGATAGCTGACGGTCCGTCAGTTATGGTCTGCCCTGCCGTACCGTTTCCGAAGGGGTGGGTGCAGTGCAGACATTTCCGCCAAGTCCCCGGCCGCCGGGCACCCCACGGTGGGTGGCGATGTACCACCAGCCGACCACGGCCTCCTGGCGGGTGGCGGCGGAGTCGCCCCACCGCTCCGCCGTGCTGTACGCGGTCGGTGAGATGACCCAGACGGTGCGGGCGCGCGGAGACGACGTGACGGTCGCGCTGTGGGGCCCGAAGGACGGCGCCTGGCATCTGTTCGACGCGCCGGGGGGCACGACCGCCACGGCACCGCTTCCGCGCCCCGCCCGGAGCAGCGCGGAGCCGGGCAAGCTCGCCGAACGCATGGCCGACCGCCGCCACCAGGTCCTGATGGCCGGCCTGAGCAAGGCAGGGCTGTACGACCTCACGCAGGAGGACACGGCGGTCCTCCGGGAGTTGGTGGAGCGGCTCGACGAGCCCACGGTGCGTCGCGTCGCCCACTGGCTCGCCGCTGCCGGAGGCCAAGGGGCGTCCGTCTGACGACTCCCGCCGGGCGCACGACGCCCTGCGGAAGCCCCGACGCCCCAGGCCCCAGGGCCCTCCGTCCGGCACCGCCTCGCGCGCGGAGCGCTACGGTTGCCTCTGTGCGGACGGAGAGAGAGGCGGACCGGATGAGCAGTACCGTCGCGGAGGCCCTGGTCACCCTGGGCCGCCGGTACGTACGGGACGCTCCGGGCTCGTTCGGCAAGGCGCTTGTGGCCGCCCGGTTCCTGAACCCGCATCTGCGGGACCACCCCCGCCGACGGGTCGTCGAGACCCGCTTCGGTGCGCGGTTCGCGGTCGACACCCAGGACCTGATCCAGCGGTACCTGTATCTCTTCGGGGTGTGGGAGCCGCACATGACCGGCTGGATCCAGCGCCGGCTGAAGCCGGGAGACGGCTTCATCGACGTCGGGGCCAACATCGGCGTCTTCAGCGTGCTGGCCTCACGGCTCGTCGGAGACCAGGGACGGGTCGTGGCGATCGAGGCCTCCCCGGCGTTCCACCGCCGTCTGGTGCAGCAGGCCCGGCTGAACGGGTGCCGGAACATCCGGGCCGTGAACGCCGCGGTCTCCGACGCGCCCACCACACTGACCTTCGTGCTCGCCAGCTCGCGCAACATGGGCGCGAACAGCATCGTCCCGTACGACGGGCCGGCCGAGTCCACCTTCGAGATCGACGCCCTGCCGCTGCCGGAGCTGCTCGATCCGGAGGAGATCGCGAACGCCCGTGTGATCAAGATAGATGTGGAGGGGGCGGAGGGCGGAGTCGTCCGCGGTCTGGCGCCCGTGCTGGACAAGCTCCGGCCGGACGCGGAGATCACCGTGGAGGTGACCCCCGAGCGGATGGCCCGACTCGGCGACCGTGCCGAGGACTTGATGCGCATTATGTCCGATGCCGGCTTCCACGCCTACCGGTTGGCCAACGACTACGCGGCCGAGAGCTACCCGCGCGCGCTGAGCGGGACGCCCGGGGTGGCGGTCCGCCTGCGGGGTCCGGTGGTCGAAGAGACCGATGTGGTCTTCTCCCGGGTGGACGCCGAGACCCTGCCCTGACGCGCGCGTCGCGGCGCGGCGCGTCGCGACGCGACGCGTCCCGGCAGCGGGAGTGCGGCCAAGTGGTGCTTCCGGGCATCCGGCCCTTGGGGCCGGATGGTGGTGGCGGGCACGCGGGCGGCGGTGCTTCGGGCCACGCGGGGCCTGGGACCCGGCGGTGCTTCGGGGCACGCGGGGCCTGGGCCCCGGCGGTGCTTCGGGGCACACGGGCCTGGGACCCGGCGGTGCTTCGGGGCACGCGGGACCTGGGCCCCGGCGGTGCTTCCGGGCACGCGGGACCTGGGCCCCGGCGGTGCTTCCGGGCACACGGGCCTGGGCCCCGGCGGTGCTTCGGGGCACACGGGCCTGGGACCCGGCGGTGCTTCGGGGCACACGGGACCTGGGCCCCGGCGGTGCTTCGGGGCACACGGGACCTGGGACCCGGCGGTGCTTCGGGGCACGCGGGCCTGGGACCCGGCGGTGCTTCGGGGCACGCGGGACCTGGGACCCGGCGGTGCTTCCGGGCACGCGGGACCTGGGTCAGACGGTGCTTCCGGATATACGGGGTCCGCGGTCAGGTCGTGCTTTCGGGCGCCAGGGGTCCGTCGTCAGGTCGTGCTTCCGGGGCTCGGGTACCGCCAGCCGGAGGACGCCAACGCCCTGGCCCTTGCCTCCACCACCGCCATACGCCGCTCCCGCTCGGCGGGATCGACATGCGATGCCTGGCCCGTGGCCTGCCCCTGCCACTTCCGGTACAGCAGCCCCACCTCCCGGGAGAACCAGCCCCGGCTC of Streptomyces cynarae contains these proteins:
- a CDS encoding FkbM family methyltransferase, translating into MSSTVAEALVTLGRRYVRDAPGSFGKALVAARFLNPHLRDHPRRRVVETRFGARFAVDTQDLIQRYLYLFGVWEPHMTGWIQRRLKPGDGFIDVGANIGVFSVLASRLVGDQGRVVAIEASPAFHRRLVQQARLNGCRNIRAVNAAVSDAPTTLTFVLASSRNMGANSIVPYDGPAESTFEIDALPLPELLDPEEIANARVIKIDVEGAEGGVVRGLAPVLDKLRPDAEITVEVTPERMARLGDRAEDLMRIMSDAGFHAYRLANDYAAESYPRALSGTPGVAVRLRGPVVEETDVVFSRVDAETLP